One region of Chlorobiota bacterium genomic DNA includes:
- a CDS encoding T9SS type A sorting domain-containing protein: MHHTSTYLRAFTVRLIPLLMLGWATQLQAQAPRPQTDTSGRWAMMNLNQSSGFDNDLEEPQSIFFSSPQVGYYDQKYGTTNGGQTWTRLANPVPVPHKMLDATFGFSPSGFTTTDGGTNWVPIRPTFKDASKNYRVVAAQVFNQQSMVVLYRAHEIDGGTGEIYPVGPTRLAFTLNGGNVWKFADSVITISDRLEDSTFFGELPTPNGLSPIFANEWWGLGAMGDSTTALVITNAYGRFNNQLTNFYYLLKLDLKNGKTLSARLLPLTDQVPPLSSLPTDIRFLSPEVLYSFASRQPNTTTNYYQLRSTNGGANWDSIPSPDWLDYGTFRFITPTLGVAANGITTDGGMTWKQWAHPYGQTQFYALDSTHYYIASSFSLFASSTDAGHTWKRNGAGAFPRAVAANRGTVLIGRDYRSLLFSTDTGRTWTDAGLTGGIPGDVSAIWDIAFVDTSNAHAFALATFTTYDAENYLGMLETVDRGKTWFRGQRIPELEGTEASAVMQFVSDTDPETSAEGAWGFIGSIFGLVASNDGGRNFTSRNSGLPFHDIAMYDSAVGVAASGDGLYSTSNGGADWTKERSYNPNRDQPLGLVALPGIATGDVTYKAILPDPTQDYQQWDIATKTGTGAWSVGAMTGAPRPLDRSVYWFGSDTAFAVGKGATVQFSATGGNSFTLLRDSTAAFNEIGGWVVMDGDGKNLYIAGTGNRAARWEVHPTPVPTAVPSTGIGRNYARLGANPVITGQAQLFLALDRPEELTVEVVDLLGSTQLAQGLAVRDAGNFTLSINLESLPSGQYLLRISGSTGVQTLPLMVLR; this comes from the coding sequence ATGCACCATACTTCAACCTACCTTCGGGCGTTCACCGTCCGGCTGATCCCTCTGTTGATGCTTGGCTGGGCAACCCAGCTGCAAGCGCAAGCACCACGCCCACAAACCGACACCAGCGGGCGTTGGGCGATGATGAACCTGAATCAATCCAGCGGGTTCGATAACGACCTTGAGGAGCCCCAGTCCATCTTCTTCAGCTCCCCACAAGTGGGATACTACGACCAGAAATATGGAACCACCAACGGCGGCCAAACCTGGACACGGCTTGCCAACCCCGTTCCGGTCCCGCACAAAATGCTGGATGCGACCTTCGGCTTCAGCCCCAGCGGATTCACCACCACCGACGGCGGTACAAACTGGGTCCCGATTCGCCCAACGTTCAAGGACGCTTCCAAAAATTACCGGGTGGTTGCTGCGCAGGTCTTCAATCAACAATCCATGGTGGTGCTGTACCGCGCCCACGAAATTGACGGCGGAACCGGCGAGATCTACCCCGTTGGCCCCACCCGCCTTGCCTTCACGCTGAACGGAGGAAACGTCTGGAAATTTGCCGACTCCGTCATCACCATCTCCGACCGGTTGGAGGATTCCACATTCTTTGGGGAGCTGCCAACCCCTAATGGGCTTTCGCCAATCTTTGCGAACGAATGGTGGGGGCTTGGGGCAATGGGCGATTCCACCACCGCGCTGGTGATCACCAACGCCTACGGACGCTTCAATAACCAGCTCACCAACTTCTACTACTTGCTGAAGCTGGACCTGAAAAACGGGAAGACCCTCTCGGCAAGACTCCTTCCCCTTACCGATCAAGTCCCCCCACTCTCCAGCTTGCCAACCGACATCCGTTTTCTTAGCCCTGAGGTGTTGTACAGCTTTGCCTCGCGCCAGCCGAACACCACCACGAACTACTATCAACTCCGCTCAACCAATGGTGGCGCGAATTGGGACTCCATCCCCTCGCCCGATTGGCTGGATTATGGGACTTTCCGTTTCATCACGCCGACGCTTGGCGTGGCCGCAAACGGCATCACCACCGACGGCGGGATGACGTGGAAGCAATGGGCGCACCCGTACGGGCAAACGCAGTTCTACGCGTTGGACTCCACCCACTACTACATCGCCAGCAGTTTCTCGCTGTTCGCTTCCTCCACCGATGCGGGCCACACGTGGAAACGGAACGGAGCCGGGGCATTCCCCCGCGCAGTGGCGGCAAACCGCGGGACCGTGCTGATTGGCCGCGACTACCGTAGCCTGCTGTTCAGCACCGACACCGGGCGGACCTGGACCGATGCCGGATTAACGGGCGGGATACCTGGCGATGTCAGCGCGATTTGGGACATCGCATTTGTGGACACTTCCAACGCCCACGCCTTCGCGCTGGCAACGTTCACCACATATGATGCCGAGAACTATTTGGGGATGCTGGAAACCGTTGACCGCGGCAAAACCTGGTTCCGTGGCCAACGCATCCCCGAGCTTGAGGGGACCGAGGCTTCGGCAGTGATGCAGTTCGTCTCCGATACCGACCCGGAGACCTCCGCCGAAGGGGCGTGGGGGTTTATCGGCAGCATCTTTGGCCTGGTGGCCTCGAACGATGGCGGGCGGAATTTCACGTCTCGCAACTCTGGGCTCCCCTTCCACGACATCGCCATGTATGATTCGGCAGTTGGCGTGGCGGCTTCCGGCGATGGGCTGTACAGCACCAGCAACGGCGGGGCCGATTGGACAAAAGAACGCTCGTACAATCCCAACCGCGACCAACCGCTGGGCTTGGTGGCACTGCCAGGAATTGCCACCGGCGATGTCACCTACAAAGCCATTCTTCCCGATCCCACGCAAGACTATCAGCAATGGGACATTGCCACAAAAACCGGAACCGGAGCATGGAGCGTTGGGGCAATGACCGGCGCACCACGTCCTCTGGATCGCAGCGTTTACTGGTTTGGTTCCGATACGGCGTTCGCCGTCGGCAAAGGGGCAACCGTGCAGTTCTCCGCAACGGGCGGAAACAGCTTCACCCTGCTGCGCGACTCGACCGCAGCCTTCAACGAAATTGGCGGATGGGTGGTGATGGATGGCGATGGAAAGAATCTGTACATCGCCGGAACCGGAAACAGAGCTGCGCGGTGGGAAGTGCATCCCACGCCGGTCCCGACGGCGGTTCCTTCCACAGGCATCGGGCGGAATTATGCACGGCTTGGAGCCAACCCGGTTATCACCGGGCAGGCCCAGTTGTTCCTTGCTCTTGATCGCCCGGAGGAGTTGACCGTTGAAGTGGTGGACCTGCTTGGCAGCACGCAGCTGGCGCAGGGCCTTGCAGTGAGGGATGCCGGCAACTTCACGCTTTCCATCAACCTGGAATCGCTCCCCAGCGGGCAATATCTTCTGCGGATTTCGGGAAGCACTGGGGTGCAAACATTGCCGCTGATGGTGCTGCGATAA
- a CDS encoding OmpA family protein — translation MTTPPRLVESIHDSMNSAPILLPLRQPLLRRTLCFLAVAFAVMLLAVGEGIAQGKKSDGGGSPEILESTTVMTLDSSLRVAIRNIDITKFPFVSIVFDVFDRQYRFVDSLRKSDIVITENGAQQEVTSLSLITNQNRVPVDFVFLIDHTGSMGDKIDAVKQNIDEFTTRLAAKGIDYRLGLVVFDDNVNDRYWLTDNINEFKGWVSKLKAEGGGDEPENALEALRAATGMNFRSSANRCAILITDASYHAYGSGRTMYNARTISTILNRFEIRAFCITSPAVEGYSEIAERTGGQLFDIRQPFSQVLNQFANTMTSLYTATYRSRADYIPDSIRVEIRLPNQKVTVKKSFAVLEVGRKLVLDNIRFATNKYSIEAASMPELDYLVSLMKARPTMRLKIEGHTDDAGDHFFNMKLSNLRAESVRNYMVRKGIEPKRLFTVGYGETRPTATNETEEGRHLNRRTEFIILQK, via the coding sequence ATGACCACTCCCCCACGACTTGTTGAATCAATCCACGACAGCATGAACAGTGCCCCCATTCTTTTGCCTTTGCGGCAACCCTTGCTGCGGCGTACGCTCTGCTTCCTGGCGGTGGCATTTGCTGTGATGCTTTTGGCGGTAGGGGAAGGGATCGCCCAGGGGAAGAAGAGCGATGGCGGCGGCAGCCCGGAAATCCTTGAATCCACCACCGTGATGACCCTTGACAGCAGCTTGCGGGTGGCGATTCGGAATATTGATATCACCAAGTTTCCCTTTGTCAGCATCGTGTTCGATGTCTTCGACCGCCAGTACCGGTTTGTGGATAGTTTGCGGAAATCGGACATCGTTATCACGGAAAATGGTGCCCAGCAGGAGGTCACTTCGCTTTCGCTTATCACCAACCAAAACCGTGTTCCCGTTGACTTCGTCTTCCTGATTGACCACACCGGAAGCATGGGGGATAAAATTGACGCGGTCAAACAGAACATTGATGAGTTCACCACACGCCTTGCCGCAAAAGGGATTGATTACCGCCTGGGCCTGGTGGTGTTCGACGACAACGTCAACGACCGCTACTGGCTGACCGACAACATCAACGAGTTCAAGGGGTGGGTCAGCAAGCTGAAAGCCGAAGGGGGAGGGGACGAGCCGGAAAATGCCCTGGAGGCATTGCGTGCCGCCACAGGGATGAACTTCCGCTCCAGCGCAAACCGCTGTGCAATCTTGATTACGGATGCTTCCTATCATGCTTATGGAAGCGGCAGAACCATGTACAACGCACGCACCATCAGCACAATCCTCAATCGGTTTGAGATTCGGGCGTTCTGCATCACCTCGCCAGCGGTGGAGGGATACTCCGAAATTGCCGAGCGCACCGGGGGGCAATTGTTCGACATCCGCCAGCCGTTCAGCCAGGTGCTCAACCAGTTTGCCAACACCATGACCTCGCTCTACACGGCCACCTATCGCTCCCGCGCAGATTATATCCCTGATTCCATCCGTGTGGAGATTCGCCTGCCGAACCAGAAGGTCACGGTCAAGAAAAGTTTTGCGGTGCTGGAAGTTGGGCGGAAGTTGGTGCTGGACAACATCCGGTTTGCCACCAACAAGTACTCCATCGAGGCGGCTTCGATGCCGGAGCTGGATTACTTGGTAAGCCTGATGAAAGCCCGCCCAACAATGCGGCTGAAAATTGAGGGCCACACCGATGATGCCGGCGACCATTTCTTCAACATGAAGCTGAGCAACCTCAGGGCCGAATCGGTGCGCAACTACATGGTCCGCAAGGGGATCGAGCCGAAGCGGCTGTTCACCGTGGGCTACGGCGAAACCCGCCCAACCGCCACCAACGAAACCGAGGAAGGTCGCCACCTTAATCGCCGGACAGAGTTCATCATCTTGCAGAAATAA
- a CDS encoding UvrD-helicase domain-containing protein — MVIRRVDPNETRIITVEERKPAVPFGDFLKQLNTVQREAVTSVEGPSLIVAGAGSGKTRVLTFRVAYLLSQGVNARNILALTFTNKAAAEMKERIGTLVEESQARPLWMGTFHSIFSRILRREAERLNYTSSFTIYDTDDSVSVVRAAMAEHGISTQDFSPKMFLSRISSAKNSLVRPQAYLRNAFDYIEQKVGPVYESYEAKLRGSNAMDFDDLLVKTIELFERYPEVLARYQEQFQYILIDEYQDTNRAQYVVVKLLAARHGNICVVGDDAQSIYRFRGADIRNILDFERDYPNHRIFRLEQNYRSTKNILTAADDVIKNNRNQIRKTLWTENDIGEKLRVVTLRDEREEGEEIMKLVQREARRGRTLNDIAVLYRTNSQSLSIEDALRRANIPYGLVGGVAFYRRKEVKDALSYMRLLVNDRDDEAFLRAVNTPARGVGEVTIKRLRSFAAAKERSMMEVARNPKAVPDLTPRVGNILSKFVELIDARRKTLSDIPLAESVRMLLSESGLLQSYRDEGTPEAIARWDNVQRILSHIAEYIADNPEATLDQYLQDISLMSEADSYDALAERVTLMTIHSAKGLEFGVVVVVGMEEGLFPIGNAAQNQDELEEERRLFYVAVTRAKEHLILTNCERRYRFGELSYPTPSRFLNEIRAEVLEFNATAPSRPTVLGASSGSSGGSYPRQSQQSRPPVAKPAERPAHREYDQTFPEQSGDDLDSGDDFSQMPKEIRVGSVVVHPQFGRGKVMLVVGSGDRTKLTVRFDSVGQKQLMLKFSHLRVL; from the coding sequence TTGGTCATTCGCCGCGTTGATCCGAACGAAACCCGCATTATCACCGTGGAGGAACGGAAGCCCGCCGTTCCCTTTGGCGATTTTTTGAAGCAGCTGAACACGGTTCAGCGCGAAGCCGTCACCAGCGTTGAGGGGCCCAGCTTGATTGTTGCCGGTGCCGGTTCGGGGAAGACCCGCGTGCTGACGTTCCGCGTGGCCTACTTGCTGTCGCAGGGGGTGAACGCGCGGAATATCCTGGCACTGACGTTCACCAACAAAGCGGCTGCCGAGATGAAGGAGCGGATTGGCACGTTGGTGGAGGAATCGCAAGCCCGCCCGCTTTGGATGGGGACCTTCCACTCCATTTTTAGCCGCATCCTTCGCCGCGAAGCCGAGCGGCTGAACTACACCAGCAGCTTCACCATCTACGACACCGACGACTCCGTCTCGGTGGTGCGCGCCGCAATGGCCGAGCACGGAATCTCCACCCAAGATTTCTCCCCGAAGATGTTCCTGTCGCGCATCTCCTCCGCCAAAAATTCCCTTGTCCGTCCGCAAGCATATCTGCGCAACGCGTTTGATTACATCGAGCAGAAAGTCGGGCCGGTGTATGAGTCGTACGAGGCCAAGTTGCGCGGAAGCAACGCCATGGACTTCGATGACCTGCTGGTGAAAACCATTGAGCTGTTCGAGCGTTACCCCGAGGTGTTGGCGCGGTATCAGGAGCAGTTCCAGTACATCCTGATTGATGAGTATCAGGACACCAACCGTGCGCAGTACGTGGTGGTGAAACTGCTGGCTGCGCGCCACGGCAACATCTGCGTGGTGGGGGACGATGCCCAGTCCATCTACCGCTTCCGGGGGGCCGACATCCGCAACATTTTGGATTTCGAGCGGGACTACCCGAACCACCGCATCTTCCGGCTGGAGCAGAACTACCGCTCCACCAAAAACATCCTGACCGCCGCCGACGATGTTATCAAGAACAACCGGAATCAAATCCGCAAAACCTTGTGGACCGAGAACGACATCGGCGAAAAACTGCGGGTGGTGACGCTGCGCGATGAGCGGGAAGAAGGGGAGGAGATTATGAAGCTGGTCCAGCGCGAAGCACGGCGCGGGCGGACCCTGAACGACATTGCGGTGCTGTACCGAACCAACTCCCAATCCCTTTCGATTGAGGACGCGTTGCGCCGCGCAAACATCCCGTACGGGCTTGTTGGCGGGGTGGCTTTTTACCGGCGGAAGGAGGTGAAGGACGCGCTTTCCTACATGCGCCTTCTGGTGAACGACCGCGACGACGAGGCGTTCCTTCGCGCAGTGAACACGCCGGCGCGTGGGGTTGGCGAGGTGACGATCAAGCGGCTGCGGAGCTTTGCGGCGGCCAAAGAACGCTCGATGATGGAGGTTGCCCGCAATCCCAAAGCGGTTCCCGATCTTACCCCACGGGTGGGGAACATCCTTTCCAAATTTGTTGAGCTGATTGATGCCCGCCGCAAGACCCTATCGGACATCCCGTTGGCCGAATCGGTGCGGATGCTGCTAAGCGAAAGCGGCTTGCTGCAAAGCTACCGCGACGAAGGCACGCCGGAAGCAATTGCCCGCTGGGACAACGTGCAGCGGATCCTGTCGCACATTGCCGAGTACATCGCCGACAATCCCGAAGCCACGCTCGATCAATACTTGCAAGACATCTCCCTGATGTCCGAAGCCGACAGCTACGACGCGCTTGCCGAGCGGGTGACGCTGATGACGATCCACTCGGCAAAGGGGCTGGAGTTCGGTGTGGTGGTGGTGGTGGGAATGGAAGAGGGGTTGTTCCCAATCGGCAACGCTGCGCAAAACCAGGATGAGTTGGAGGAGGAGCGGCGGCTATTCTATGTGGCCGTCACCCGAGCAAAGGAGCATTTGATTCTTACCAACTGCGAGCGGCGGTATCGGTTCGGCGAGTTAAGCTACCCAACCCCTTCGCGATTTCTGAACGAGATTCGGGCGGAGGTGTTGGAATTCAACGCCACCGCGCCATCGCGCCCAACCGTGTTGGGGGCATCATCGGGGAGCAGTGGGGGAAGCTATCCCCGGCAATCGCAGCAATCCCGCCCGCCGGTGGCCAAACCCGCCGAACGCCCGGCGCATCGGGAGTACGACCAAACTTTCCCCGAACAGAGTGGCGATGACCTGGATAGTGGCGATGATTTCTCGCAAATGCCGAAGGAGATTCGCGTGGGGAGCGTGGTGGTGCATCCGCAGTTTGGGCGGGGGAAAGTGATGCTGGTGGTGGGGAGCGGGGACCGCACAAAGCTGACGGTGCGGTTCGATTCGGTGGGGCAAAAACAGCTGATGTTGAAATTTTCTCACCTGCGGGTGCTGTAG
- a CDS encoding dihydroorotate dehydrogenase, whose translation MTELQIRNVRFKNPVLTASGTFGYGLECPDLFDVAQLGGVVTKSISRKPRDGNPPQRIAETSSGGMLNSIGLANVGVDVFLDQKLPALLQRGATVIVNIAASSVEEYCYVLERCESHEGIAGYEINVSCPNVKDGGLSFGTNCPAVAQITRELRRRTDRFLAMKLTPNVTSIGEFARACEAEGADAVSCVNTFLGMDIDIRTRRPKIATITGGYSGPAILPMALAKVHEVRKAVKIPIIGIGGIMTAEDALKFLVVGASLVQLGTVLFVDPMAATTVVKGIEDYMTENGFKAINDLIGSLDVTMQPSLVAAGWS comes from the coding sequence ATGACAGAACTACAGATACGCAACGTTCGATTCAAGAACCCTGTGCTGACGGCCTCGGGAACGTTTGGATATGGGCTTGAGTGCCCCGATCTGTTCGACGTCGCGCAGCTTGGCGGGGTGGTCACCAAAAGCATCAGCCGCAAACCGCGCGACGGCAACCCCCCGCAGCGAATCGCCGAAACCTCCAGCGGTGGAATGCTGAACTCCATCGGCCTGGCAAACGTTGGGGTGGATGTTTTCCTGGACCAAAAACTCCCCGCACTGCTTCAGCGTGGCGCAACCGTGATCGTCAACATCGCCGCAAGCTCGGTGGAAGAATATTGCTACGTGCTGGAGCGTTGCGAATCGCACGAAGGGATTGCTGGCTACGAGATCAACGTCAGCTGCCCGAACGTGAAAGATGGCGGGCTAAGTTTTGGAACGAACTGCCCTGCGGTGGCGCAAATCACCCGCGAGCTTCGCCGCCGCACCGACCGATTTCTTGCCATGAAGCTGACCCCGAACGTCACCTCGATTGGTGAGTTTGCACGCGCCTGCGAGGCCGAAGGGGCCGATGCCGTCAGCTGCGTCAACACCTTCCTCGGGATGGATATTGACATCCGCACCCGCCGCCCAAAAATTGCGACGATTACCGGCGGCTACAGCGGCCCCGCAATCTTGCCGATGGCCCTGGCAAAGGTTCACGAAGTCCGCAAGGCAGTGAAAATTCCCATCATCGGAATCGGCGGAATTATGACCGCCGAGGATGCCCTCAAATTCTTGGTGGTGGGGGCATCGCTGGTCCAGCTTGGCACCGTCCTGTTTGTGGATCCAATGGCCGCAACCACTGTGGTGAAAGGGATTGAAGACTACATGACGGAGAACGGATTCAAGGCTATCAACGACCTTATCGGCTCGCTTGATGTCACCATGCAGCCAAGCCTTGTGGCTGCGGGGTGGAGCTGA
- a CDS encoding dihydroorotate dehydrogenase electron transfer subunit translates to MYQQHVPITRSQQVAQNVYVLEFQSEAIAAQAIPGQFLNIRPSRFNDPFLRRAYSIHRVMGDRLEIIYNVVGKGSALFAEAKVGEMMDILGPLGTPFHLEGEYSRAVLVSGGVGIAPMPFLSDWLLKQGKHVVNIYGARTAAMIAADGRLHNPRYATDDGTLGHHGNVVGLLERYLAEEGTEGLRAFACGPNKMLMALGDFCQLRGLPLEVSLECQMACGIGICQGCPVEMATGDRKYTLVCTHGPNYNYNDIRLESIPAVH, encoded by the coding sequence ATGTACCAACAGCACGTCCCAATCACACGCTCGCAGCAGGTTGCCCAGAACGTTTATGTTCTTGAGTTCCAATCGGAAGCGATCGCTGCCCAGGCGATTCCCGGGCAGTTCCTCAACATCCGTCCAAGCCGTTTTAATGATCCTTTCCTCCGCCGTGCCTACAGCATCCATCGGGTGATGGGCGACCGGTTGGAGATTATCTACAACGTTGTGGGGAAAGGCTCGGCACTGTTTGCCGAAGCGAAGGTGGGGGAGATGATGGATATTCTGGGACCCCTTGGAACCCCGTTCCATCTGGAAGGTGAGTATTCCCGTGCGGTGCTGGTTTCCGGCGGCGTTGGCATTGCGCCGATGCCCTTCTTAAGCGATTGGCTGCTGAAGCAAGGGAAGCACGTGGTGAATATCTACGGCGCACGCACCGCCGCAATGATTGCCGCCGATGGCCGCCTTCATAACCCCCGCTACGCCACCGACGACGGCACGCTGGGCCACCACGGAAACGTTGTGGGGCTGCTGGAACGCTACCTTGCCGAGGAAGGAACCGAAGGGCTTCGCGCCTTTGCTTGCGGGCCGAACAAGATGCTGATGGCCCTGGGAGATTTCTGCCAGCTTCGCGGGCTTCCGCTGGAGGTGTCGTTGGAGTGCCAGATGGCGTGCGGGATCGGAATCTGCCAGGGGTGCCCGGTGGAGATGGCAACCGGGGACCGGAAGTACACGCTGGTTTGCACGCATGGCCCCAACTACAACTACAACGACATCCGGCTGGAGTCAATCCCAGCGGTTCATTGA
- a CDS encoding tetratricopeptide repeat protein, with the protein MKSIRALTLWAVAVGLGGVLAACQPFRNFTTYYNLFYNMERIMGEVEDELLYIREQKTPEPSYVIPYDDQSLTGLRVFNHLDRRTMTPEETRANKIKLDSILLKGSKLLVRSAKSDYVPDAIYYIGKAYFYERDWYLSQKKCEELINNYPQSDWYPDAHLLLAMNQMQQGNLEAAEPTISKCIDVAWGRKRADVLSEAFRLNADLYVGTGDFQKALKPYQRAMLLSTDGEELARWQYEMGLLHFRNANFEQALIEFGKVDDYSPDLLTEFQTGLQRAVTLRTLGRYEEAKQQLDELNDDDNYEPWLALVQLERLNLAADQPGGEELSDSTIKVIDSLAKGKNFATYGIYERGMRAFRAGDYKEAHTNFVRVQSVKAPFQRRAQRYAQILGDYVESNNKLMKFMMRPPDNFSERDRAIAADAYYTVARVFSALNKPDSIEYFYNKSSEWAPDGSIEAARAMYARSMVGRSKGRTAFSDSLLQVLASNYATTEYGTDARTRLGYTDYSRQDTARDIYASGVSNMKVGDNGKALMQFERVIHQFPTSEYAPRAYYGIGLIYETKLFNLDSALAYYAKIMELYPGTEQAIAVKPMVEAALMQRSRPAGTPQEEGSAPPDGGLIPLNQESAAPASVPESTTNEVAAPVDPNNPALVDPNNPRSLQLPPNGMIPPSDMRARFPTKVREIRNPMDIAPPQDSTQKPEKKP; encoded by the coding sequence ATGAAATCAATTCGCGCTTTGACGCTTTGGGCAGTGGCCGTGGGGCTTGGTGGCGTTCTTGCTGCTTGCCAGCCATTCCGCAACTTCACCACCTACTATAACCTGTTCTACAACATGGAACGGATTATGGGAGAGGTGGAGGATGAGCTGCTGTATATCCGCGAGCAGAAGACCCCCGAGCCTTCCTACGTTATTCCATACGACGACCAATCCCTTACTGGGCTGCGGGTGTTCAACCACCTGGACCGCCGGACGATGACCCCCGAGGAGACCCGCGCCAATAAAATCAAGCTGGACTCCATCCTGCTGAAGGGGAGCAAGCTGCTGGTGCGGAGTGCCAAAAGCGATTACGTCCCCGATGCCATTTACTACATCGGCAAGGCGTATTTCTACGAGCGGGATTGGTACCTGTCGCAGAAAAAATGCGAGGAGCTTATCAACAACTATCCCCAAAGCGATTGGTACCCCGACGCACATTTGCTGCTGGCAATGAACCAGATGCAGCAGGGGAATTTGGAGGCTGCCGAGCCAACCATCAGCAAGTGCATTGACGTTGCCTGGGGGCGGAAACGCGCCGATGTTTTGTCCGAAGCCTTCCGGCTGAACGCGGATCTGTACGTCGGGACCGGGGATTTCCAGAAGGCCCTGAAGCCGTACCAACGGGCAATGCTCCTTTCCACCGATGGCGAAGAACTTGCGCGGTGGCAGTACGAGATGGGCTTACTGCATTTCCGCAATGCCAACTTTGAGCAGGCGTTGATTGAGTTCGGCAAGGTGGATGACTATTCCCCCGATCTTCTCACCGAGTTCCAAACCGGGCTGCAACGCGCCGTCACGCTTCGGACGCTTGGCCGCTACGAGGAAGCCAAACAGCAGCTTGATGAATTGAACGATGATGACAACTACGAACCGTGGCTTGCCCTTGTGCAGCTGGAACGGCTGAACCTTGCCGCCGACCAACCTGGCGGGGAAGAACTGAGCGACAGCACTATCAAGGTGATTGACTCGCTGGCAAAAGGGAAAAACTTTGCCACCTACGGGATTTACGAACGGGGAATGCGGGCATTCCGCGCCGGGGATTACAAGGAAGCGCACACAAACTTTGTGCGGGTGCAATCGGTGAAGGCTCCGTTCCAACGGCGTGCGCAGCGGTACGCGCAGATACTGGGCGATTACGTGGAAAGCAACAATAAGCTGATGAAGTTTATGATGCGCCCGCCCGACAATTTCAGCGAGCGGGATCGCGCCATTGCTGCCGATGCTTACTACACCGTTGCCCGCGTTTTCTCCGCGCTGAACAAGCCCGACTCCATCGAATATTTCTACAATAAATCAAGCGAGTGGGCGCCCGATGGAAGCATCGAGGCCGCGCGCGCCATGTACGCCCGCTCGATGGTTGGCCGCAGCAAGGGGCGCACCGCCTTCAGCGATTCCTTGCTGCAGGTGCTGGCAAGCAATTACGCCACCACCGAGTACGGAACCGATGCCCGCACGCGGCTTGGCTACACCGACTACTCCCGCCAGGACACCGCCCGCGACATCTACGCTTCCGGCGTTAGCAACATGAAAGTGGGGGATAACGGGAAGGCACTGATGCAGTTCGAGCGGGTGATCCACCAGTTCCCAACCTCGGAGTACGCGCCGCGGGCCTACTACGGCATTGGGTTGATCTACGAAACAAAGCTCTTCAATCTGGACAGCGCGTTGGCGTACTATGCCAAGATCATGGAGCTTTATCCCGGGACCGAGCAAGCAATCGCGGTGAAGCCGATGGTGGAGGCCGCATTGATGCAACGGAGCCGCCCCGCAGGCACGCCACAGGAGGAAGGGAGCGCCCCCCCCGATGGCGGGCTGATTCCGCTAAATCAAGAATCCGCCGCACCGGCTTCCGTCCCTGAATCCACAACCAACGAAGTGGCCGCCCCGGTGGATCCCAACAACCCGGCGTTGGTGGACCCCAATAATCCGCGCAGCTTGCAGCTTCCCCCAAACGGCATGATTCCTCCGTCCGATATGCGGGCAAGATTCCCAACGAAGGTGCGCGAAATTCGTAACCCAATGGACATTGCGCCCCCGCAAGATTCCACACAAAAGCCAGAGAAGAAACCGTAA